From one Streptomyces sp. SCSIO 30461 genomic stretch:
- a CDS encoding glycosyltransferase family 4 protein: MSTTNALLYCAVNGIANNTNGIGRQAKTFLATLARHYHRMSARVGAFAPYLAVPEPGPATWGYNEGDLRYARRVVEGLGGEVITLPYDTRRPFWQPETWRRLSGEAARAAGQLADRYDKVLAIGIDTPFAGLAQHTHPGVKILLALFSTARITERPHPDPGRIAWEEEGIAAVNLHPSAWVAGIGDFLSRHLKDQYGLDPAKLRSWPSGLHLTGPDLTPPTSTEAARIVRGLGIPADRPIVAAVGRTDHTKGLDVLIEELAPLRDEVHLAMVTVPTDDDRAVLLDSYRARSAELGLSATIIGRYDRDIPRALAAWPGTCAMAVPSRGETLANIVFETALWAQHTGAVILAPTIDGFPEQITDGHNGLLYDPAPGALTAGLRRALALTSDERARMRTAAHRKVISERDAAEHLASLLAAFWQPAATPVARLLGRPATDARTPRSQAPTSTHHPLEAMP; encoded by the coding sequence TTGTCCACGACCAACGCACTGCTGTACTGCGCCGTGAACGGCATCGCCAACAACACCAACGGCATCGGCCGCCAGGCCAAGACCTTCCTGGCCACCCTCGCCCGTCACTACCACCGCATGAGCGCTCGCGTCGGCGCCTTCGCCCCGTACCTCGCTGTCCCCGAGCCAGGCCCAGCCACCTGGGGGTACAACGAGGGCGACCTCCGCTACGCCCGCCGCGTCGTCGAAGGGCTCGGCGGCGAGGTGATCACCCTGCCCTACGACACCCGCCGCCCCTTCTGGCAGCCCGAGACCTGGCGACGGCTGTCCGGCGAAGCCGCCCGCGCCGCCGGACAACTCGCGGACCGGTACGACAAAGTGCTGGCCATCGGCATCGACACCCCCTTCGCAGGACTCGCCCAGCACACCCACCCCGGTGTCAAGATCCTGCTGGCCTTGTTCTCCACCGCCCGCATCACCGAACGCCCCCACCCCGACCCCGGCCGCATCGCCTGGGAGGAAGAGGGCATCGCCGCCGTCAACCTCCACCCCAGCGCCTGGGTCGCCGGCATCGGCGACTTCCTCAGCCGCCATCTGAAGGACCAGTACGGCCTCGACCCGGCGAAGCTCCGCTCCTGGCCCTCCGGACTCCACCTCACCGGCCCCGACCTCACACCACCCACCAGCACCGAAGCCGCACGCATCGTACGGGGGCTCGGCATCCCTGCAGACCGCCCGATCGTCGCCGCGGTCGGTCGCACCGATCACACCAAGGGCCTCGACGTCCTCATCGAGGAACTCGCCCCTCTGCGTGACGAGGTGCACCTGGCGATGGTCACCGTCCCGACCGATGACGACCGCGCCGTCCTCCTGGACTCCTACCGCGCTCGCAGCGCCGAGCTCGGGCTCAGCGCCACCATCATCGGCCGATACGACCGGGACATCCCCCGCGCGTTGGCCGCCTGGCCCGGCACCTGCGCCATGGCCGTCCCCAGCCGCGGGGAGACCCTGGCCAACATCGTCTTCGAGACCGCCCTGTGGGCCCAGCACACGGGAGCCGTCATCCTGGCCCCCACCATCGACGGCTTCCCCGAACAGATCACCGACGGCCACAACGGGCTGCTCTACGACCCCGCCCCCGGCGCCCTGACCGCCGGCCTGCGCCGGGCACTCGCCCTCACCAGCGACGAACGGGCCCGCATGCGCACCGCCGCCCACCGCAAGGTCATAAGCGAACGCGACGCCGCCGAGCACCTCGCGTCGCTGCTGGCCGCGTTCTGGCAGCCGGCCGCCACCCCGGTGGCTAGACTCCTTGGTCGTCCGGCAACGGATGCCCGTACGCCGCGGTCACAGGCACCCACCAGCACGCACCACCCCCTGGAGGCCATGCCATGA
- a CDS encoding reverse transcriptase domain-containing protein, which produces MTERTAAHSLMRQTVSELALKRAARQCMGRSGSPGADGMTWKTFRQDLTARIEVLSAALSDGTWCPGPLRIKEFEAWGKRHTVTIPTVTDRIVHRALRNAIEPVLERDAYPPWMFGWHRRAGRPLAVAAAARHLSAGLPWVADIDVAAASRGVALEDAVASVARFVHDGSVLTLLRRIVTALPAPLAPGSGLSPMLTNLRMTPVDQQLTGWTAVRMTDNYTLFAATDVEADAAYRHLTGLLTAHGMEPAPAKSKIWRPNPEDLYAAG; this is translated from the coding sequence GTGACCGAGCGAACGGCGGCGCACTCGCTGATGCGGCAGACCGTCAGCGAACTGGCCCTGAAGCGCGCCGCACGCCAGTGCATGGGACGCAGCGGCTCCCCCGGTGCCGACGGCATGACCTGGAAGACCTTCCGCCAAGACCTGACGGCCCGTATCGAGGTGCTGTCCGCGGCTCTGTCCGACGGAACGTGGTGCCCCGGGCCGCTGCGCATCAAGGAGTTCGAGGCTTGGGGCAAACGGCACACCGTCACGATCCCCACAGTCACCGATCGGATCGTCCACCGGGCTCTGCGCAACGCGATCGAGCCCGTTCTGGAGCGAGACGCCTACCCGCCCTGGATGTTCGGCTGGCACCGGCGGGCGGGGCGACCCCTCGCGGTCGCGGCAGCGGCTCGCCACCTGAGCGCCGGTCTGCCCTGGGTCGCCGACATCGACGTCGCCGCCGCCAGCCGCGGTGTCGCCTTGGAGGATGCGGTGGCCTCCGTCGCCCGCTTCGTCCACGACGGCAGCGTTCTCACGCTCCTGCGGCGCATCGTGACCGCGCTGCCCGCCCCGCTCGCGCCCGGCAGCGGGTTGAGCCCGATGCTGACCAACCTCCGGATGACCCCCGTCGACCAGCAGCTGACCGGATGGACGGCCGTGCGGATGACGGATAACTACACCCTGTTCGCCGCCACCGACGTCGAGGCAGACGCCGCCTACCGCCACCTGACCGGCCTGCTCACCGCCCACGGGATGGAGCCGGCACCGGCGAAGTCGAAGATCTGGCGGCCGAATCCGGAAGACCTCTACGCCGCAGGCTGA
- a CDS encoding HAD family hydrolase, translating into MTIAKIAIWDFDGTLGHRRHGTWAESLLEVLDVQEPGHPWSFPEMFDALATGFPWHAAHAPHPHLCDPDAWWDHITAVITKALTRLGISRPYAAAAATRAAYTDPSMWSLYPQALSVLDQLTALGWKHVLLSNHVPELPALLSALGVDTRFQAVINSAASGYEKPHPQAFRLAKEAASSARRLVMIGDNPEADVAGARHAGIDAIWVRRNQHTDTPDLDAAAHILLDPDLLRSQPHPALHEVPPLSTTTTRPLPIR; encoded by the coding sequence GTGACCATAGCCAAGATCGCGATATGGGACTTCGACGGAACGCTCGGCCACCGTCGGCACGGCACCTGGGCCGAGAGCCTCCTAGAGGTCCTGGACGTTCAGGAGCCCGGCCATCCCTGGTCCTTCCCTGAGATGTTCGACGCTCTCGCCACCGGCTTCCCCTGGCACGCCGCGCACGCCCCCCACCCGCACCTGTGCGACCCCGACGCCTGGTGGGACCACATCACCGCCGTCATCACCAAAGCCCTCACCCGCCTCGGTATATCCCGCCCGTACGCCGCGGCGGCAGCGACCCGCGCCGCGTACACCGACCCCAGCATGTGGAGCCTGTACCCGCAGGCTCTGTCCGTTCTCGACCAGCTCACCGCGCTCGGCTGGAAGCACGTGCTCCTCTCCAACCATGTCCCCGAACTCCCCGCGCTCCTGTCCGCCCTTGGCGTCGACACCCGGTTCCAAGCAGTCATCAACTCCGCCGCCAGCGGCTACGAGAAGCCGCACCCCCAGGCTTTTCGCCTCGCCAAGGAAGCCGCCAGCTCAGCACGCCGCCTCGTCATGATCGGCGACAACCCCGAAGCGGACGTCGCAGGAGCACGCCATGCCGGAATCGACGCCATATGGGTACGCCGCAATCAGCACACCGATACACCTGACCTCGACGCAGCCGCCCACATCCTCTTGGACCCCGATCTCCTACGCAGTCAACCGCATCCGGCCCTGCACGAGGTCCCTCCACTCAGCACAACCACAACGAGACCACTGCCAATCCGGTAG
- a CDS encoding 5'-3' exonuclease H3TH domain-containing protein, with product MTALLLVDGHYLLHRAWFGFAARITSRDKTADRTGVFGFTALLRKAQAQHAEGFEIFVVFDAEDGSQARAGQDGGYKAQRPNPDPGLMESLSLVKNALDHSGVRWIEEEGCEADDVIATLVTRARADARPVDIMTSDKDYIQLLGDPSVRLLNTGLAQERRYTASEHVHPRYSVLAEQWPDFRALMGDPADNIPGIRGIGAKTAARLLIGGRQLENIPPDELRAPWTRQWSQALRWREMIKLDTKVELPDHLLTAAPAAPLPKAADVLEALDLW from the coding sequence ATGACCGCTCTCCTGCTTGTCGACGGCCACTACCTCCTCCACCGCGCATGGTTCGGATTCGCCGCCCGCATCACCAGCCGTGACAAGACCGCCGACCGCACGGGTGTCTTCGGCTTCACCGCGCTTCTGCGCAAAGCCCAGGCCCAGCACGCCGAAGGCTTCGAGATCTTCGTGGTCTTCGACGCCGAGGACGGCTCCCAAGCCCGGGCGGGACAGGACGGCGGCTACAAGGCTCAGCGGCCCAATCCGGACCCCGGCCTCATGGAGTCCCTGTCCTTGGTGAAGAACGCTCTCGACCACAGCGGCGTCCGGTGGATCGAGGAGGAAGGCTGCGAGGCGGACGACGTCATCGCCACCCTGGTCACCCGCGCCCGCGCAGACGCACGTCCGGTCGACATCATGACGTCCGACAAGGACTACATCCAGCTCCTGGGCGACCCCAGCGTGCGCCTGTTGAACACCGGCCTCGCTCAGGAGCGCCGCTACACCGCCAGCGAGCACGTCCATCCCCGCTACAGCGTTCTCGCCGAGCAGTGGCCGGACTTCCGTGCGCTGATGGGCGACCCCGCCGACAACATCCCCGGCATCCGAGGCATCGGCGCCAAGACCGCCGCCCGGCTCCTGATTGGCGGACGCCAGCTTGAGAACATCCCGCCCGACGAGCTGCGCGCGCCCTGGACAAGGCAGTGGTCACAGGCTCTGCGCTGGCGCGAAATGATCAAACTCGACACAAAGGTCGAACTCCCCGACCACCTCCTCACCGCCGCGCCTGCCGCACCGCTACCCAAGGCCGCGGACGTCCTGGAAGCACTGGACCTGTGGTGA